The following coding sequences are from one Geothrix sp. window:
- the bioB gene encoding biotin synthase BioB — MSSASDIRAIHDLPVPELLYRAATAHRQHWNAEEIQFCTLDSIKTGACPEDCAYCPQSARYNTSLKVEPLKDVEKVLAGAAEAKANGSTRYCMGAAWREVKDDANFDAVLEMVQGVSSLGMEVCVTLGMLNEPQAKRLKAAGCQVYNHNIDSSRDFYETIIHTRKFDERLETIAAVRAAGLEVCSGGIVGMGETIDQRIHFLQELTELDPAPESIPINQFVAVDGTPLANVDPLPPLELVRMIATARILFPKSRIRLSAGRTQMSDELQALCFFAGANSIFTGEKLLTTPNPGGNHDHWLLNALGMRVEGAPARV, encoded by the coding sequence ATGTCCTCTGCCTCCGACATCCGCGCCATCCACGATCTGCCCGTGCCCGAGCTGCTCTATCGGGCGGCCACGGCCCACCGGCAGCACTGGAACGCGGAGGAGATCCAGTTCTGCACCCTGGATTCCATCAAGACCGGCGCCTGCCCCGAGGACTGCGCCTACTGCCCCCAGAGCGCCCGCTACAACACGTCCTTGAAGGTCGAGCCCCTCAAGGACGTGGAAAAGGTGCTGGCAGGGGCCGCCGAGGCGAAGGCCAACGGCTCCACCCGCTACTGCATGGGCGCCGCCTGGCGCGAGGTGAAGGACGACGCCAACTTCGACGCCGTGCTGGAGATGGTGCAGGGCGTTTCCAGCCTGGGCATGGAGGTCTGCGTCACCCTCGGCATGCTGAATGAGCCGCAAGCCAAGCGCCTGAAGGCCGCCGGCTGCCAGGTCTACAACCACAACATCGACTCCAGCCGCGACTTCTACGAAACGATCATCCACACCCGCAAGTTCGACGAACGCCTGGAGACCATCGCCGCCGTGCGCGCCGCGGGCCTGGAAGTCTGCTCCGGCGGCATCGTGGGCATGGGCGAGACCATCGACCAGCGCATCCACTTCCTGCAGGAGCTGACGGAGCTGGATCCCGCGCCGGAGAGCATCCCCATCAACCAGTTCGTGGCCGTGGACGGCACGCCGCTGGCGAACGTGGATCCCCTGCCCCCGCTGGAGCTGGTGCGCATGATCGCCACGGCCCGCATCCTCTTCCCCAAGAGCCGCATCCGCCTCAGCGCCGGCCGCACCCAGATGAGCGACGAGCTGCAGGCGCTGTGCTTCTTCGCGGGCGCCAACAGCATCTTCACCGGCGAGAAGCTCCTCACCACGCCCAACCCCGGCGGCAACCACGACCACTGGCTGCTGAACGCGCTGGGCATGCGGGTGGAAGGCGCCCCGGCGAGGGTCTGA
- a CDS encoding bifunctional helix-turn-helix transcriptional regulator/GNAT family N-acetyltransferase: protein MTDLKDYGGLLMGSRLRRLSEALYAGVDEIYREHGVQLSSRCFPILFLLRDNGALAITDLAARLGQSHPALSQMSRKLLSEGVVTERADPADDRRRLLDLSRKGQALMARLGPVWKAVEGAMEDLAGAELSPVLLRMDEALGERSFAKRIRDRFQLNTAAAVEVIPFEPRYRDDFKRLNVEWLEKHFYVEAIDHEVLSQPERTILKPGGFIFLARLGDEIVGTSALIKAKGGFELSKMAVTERYQGLRIGHRLLEAAIATFQKTGAKTLFLESNSKLKTAIRLYERNGFEHVPRPEASHYQRADVYMVYRPSGKVRRA, encoded by the coding sequence ATGACGGACCTCAAGGACTATGGCGGACTGCTGATGGGTTCCCGGCTCCGGCGATTGAGCGAGGCCTTGTATGCCGGGGTGGACGAGATCTACCGCGAACACGGGGTGCAGCTGTCGTCCCGCTGCTTCCCGATCCTCTTCCTCCTCCGGGACAACGGGGCCCTTGCCATCACGGACCTGGCCGCGCGCCTGGGCCAGAGCCATCCGGCGCTCAGCCAGATGAGCCGCAAGCTGCTCTCCGAAGGCGTCGTGACGGAGCGGGCGGATCCCGCCGATGATCGCCGCCGGCTGCTGGACCTTTCCCGGAAGGGCCAGGCCCTGATGGCCCGTCTGGGCCCGGTCTGGAAGGCGGTGGAGGGCGCCATGGAGGATCTCGCCGGTGCCGAGTTGAGCCCTGTCCTCCTGCGCATGGACGAGGCCCTGGGGGAGCGGTCCTTCGCCAAGCGGATCCGGGACCGGTTCCAGCTGAACACCGCCGCGGCCGTGGAGGTGATCCCCTTCGAGCCCCGCTACCGCGACGACTTCAAGCGCCTCAATGTCGAGTGGCTGGAGAAGCATTTCTACGTGGAGGCCATCGACCACGAGGTGCTCTCCCAGCCCGAGCGGACGATCCTGAAGCCGGGCGGTTTCATCTTCCTGGCGCGGCTGGGCGACGAGATCGTGGGCACCAGCGCCCTGATCAAGGCCAAGGGCGGGTTCGAGCTGTCGAAGATGGCGGTCACCGAGCGCTACCAGGGCCTGAGGATCGGCCACCGCCTGCTGGAGGCGGCCATCGCCACATTCCAGAAGACCGGTGCGAAGACCCTCTTCCTCGAATCCAACAGCAAACTGAAGACAGCGATCCGGCTCTACGAGCGCAACGGGTTCGAGCACGTGCCGCGACCCGAGGCCTCCCACTACCAGCGGGCGGATGTCTACATGGTGTACCGGCCCTCCGGAAAGGTCCGCCGGGCCTAG
- a CDS encoding response regulator — protein sequence MNQPLILIIEDEEALRRFLIPTLTGQHYQVLSASTATEGLAMARSHNPDLVLLDLGLPDLDGMAVLKEIRSWSRKPVVILSARNQERDKVLALDHGADDYLAKPFGAGELLARIRVALRHTLQPDVTEPVVSSGALKVDLEHREVSLEGHPVKMTALEYRLLEALVRRQGKVATHGQLLAEVWGPGGEGNTHYLRIYMAMLRKKLEADPTRPRHFITEPNVGYRLNLDVSTEP from the coding sequence GTGAACCAGCCGCTGATCCTCATCATCGAGGACGAGGAGGCCCTCCGCCGTTTCCTCATCCCCACGCTCACTGGCCAGCATTACCAGGTGCTGAGCGCGTCCACCGCCACCGAGGGCCTGGCCATGGCGCGCAGCCACAACCCGGACCTGGTGCTGCTGGACCTCGGCCTGCCCGACCTGGACGGCATGGCGGTGCTGAAGGAGATCCGGAGCTGGAGCCGCAAGCCGGTGGTGATCCTCAGCGCGCGGAACCAGGAGCGCGACAAGGTGCTGGCCCTCGACCACGGCGCCGATGATTACCTCGCCAAGCCCTTCGGCGCCGGGGAGCTGCTGGCGAGGATCCGCGTGGCCCTCCGCCACACCCTGCAGCCCGACGTGACCGAACCGGTGGTCTCCAGCGGGGCCCTCAAGGTCGACCTCGAGCATCGGGAAGTCAGTCTCGAGGGTCACCCGGTCAAAATGACGGCTCTCGAGTACCGACTGCTCGAAGCGCTGGTGCGGCGCCAGGGGAAGGTGGCCACCCACGGCCAGCTGCTGGCCGAGGTCTGGGGCCCCGGCGGCGAAGGCAACACCCACTACCTCCGCATCTACATGGCCATGCTCCGCAAGAAGCTGGAGGCGGATCCCACCCGGCCCAGGCACTTCATCACGGAGCCGAACGTGGGCTACCGCCTGAATCTGGATGTCTCGACGGAGCCTTGA
- a CDS encoding ATP-binding protein, protein MEAPLRPILVALGSEARALRLIQAGFRMAREKAVPWIAVHVETTGSPHTEDDDQVHVWLQEAQRLGAEIRILAAPTLAQGLSEVVRASRAQALLLGRSRDRWPWARVGHSTADELQRRGLDTRIEVLDDRKPITEPDLHRTGFAAMVGALSVLAACSGLAWVVPREGNIALVLPLYLAAVAFIAHRWGQGLAVLASVLSSLLYSFLQETPRFSGAAGHWPNLLFFLAMLLAAQAVVGLLHRLRRQSREVHRREVHTASLYLLGRALARSRSSAEVADTAAEHIRRVFKAEACLLLPQPEGWLILPPTTQGVELPPPADLLARLEVLERPEDPLEPLISGQACCLALTGTDRSEGVLQVLPREAIGLPPDTWELLKAFAVQIALALERLRWLEEARRAQVESETERMRSTLLGAIGHDLRTPLAAIHGAAGSLLLPGHLTDSTRRDLLTMIQEESERLAHLLGNILDLTRLESGALKVQKEWQPLEEVVGSALGQLEKRQGILPVRVDLPEALPLAPLDAVLIEQVLVNLLTNAQRHAPGRDMDLRAWDEPGWVHLEVADRGPGIPAGYQDRIFEKFFRLPEAGEGGVGLGLAICRAIVQAHGGRIHVEDRPGGGSSFRLALPLDGVPPEPPEDAP, encoded by the coding sequence ATGGAAGCTCCGCTCCGGCCCATCCTCGTGGCCCTCGGTTCCGAGGCGCGCGCGCTCCGCCTGATCCAGGCGGGATTCCGCATGGCCAGGGAGAAGGCGGTCCCCTGGATCGCCGTCCACGTGGAAACCACGGGAAGCCCGCACACCGAGGATGACGACCAGGTGCATGTCTGGCTGCAGGAGGCCCAGCGCCTGGGCGCCGAGATCCGGATCCTGGCGGCGCCGACCCTGGCCCAGGGCTTGTCGGAGGTCGTCCGCGCATCCCGCGCCCAGGCCCTCCTGCTCGGCCGCTCCCGGGACCGCTGGCCCTGGGCCCGGGTCGGCCACTCCACCGCGGATGAGTTGCAGCGCCGGGGCCTCGACACCCGCATCGAGGTGCTGGACGACCGGAAGCCCATCACGGAACCCGACCTGCACAGGACGGGGTTCGCCGCCATGGTCGGCGCCCTCAGCGTGCTCGCCGCCTGTTCGGGACTGGCCTGGGTGGTGCCCCGGGAAGGCAACATCGCCCTCGTGCTTCCCCTCTACCTGGCCGCCGTGGCGTTCATCGCGCACCGCTGGGGCCAGGGGCTCGCCGTGCTGGCCTCGGTCCTGAGCTCCCTTCTCTACAGCTTCCTGCAGGAGACGCCCCGGTTCAGCGGCGCGGCCGGCCACTGGCCCAACCTGCTCTTCTTCCTGGCCATGCTGCTCGCCGCCCAGGCCGTGGTGGGCCTCCTCCACCGGTTGCGCCGGCAGTCCCGCGAGGTGCATCGCCGCGAGGTGCACACGGCCTCACTCTACCTGCTGGGCCGTGCCCTGGCCCGCAGCCGCAGCTCCGCGGAAGTGGCCGACACCGCCGCTGAGCACATCCGCCGGGTCTTCAAGGCCGAGGCCTGCCTGCTGCTGCCCCAGCCCGAAGGCTGGCTGATCCTCCCCCCGACCACCCAGGGGGTCGAGCTGCCCCCACCCGCGGACCTGCTGGCCCGGCTCGAAGTCCTGGAACGGCCCGAGGATCCACTGGAACCGCTGATCTCCGGGCAGGCCTGCTGCCTCGCCCTGACGGGAACCGATCGCAGCGAAGGCGTCCTCCAGGTGCTGCCCCGGGAAGCCATCGGCCTGCCGCCGGACACCTGGGAGCTGCTGAAGGCCTTCGCCGTCCAGATCGCCCTGGCCCTGGAGCGCCTCCGCTGGCTCGAGGAGGCCCGCAGGGCCCAGGTCGAAAGCGAGACCGAGCGCATGCGCAGCACCCTGCTGGGCGCCATCGGCCATGACCTGCGAACCCCGCTGGCGGCCATCCACGGCGCGGCCGGCAGCCTGCTGCTGCCCGGCCACCTCACGGACTCCACCCGTCGCGACCTGCTCACCATGATCCAGGAGGAGAGCGAACGATTGGCCCACCTGCTGGGGAACATCCTCGACCTCACGCGCCTGGAGAGCGGCGCGCTCAAGGTGCAGAAGGAGTGGCAGCCCCTGGAGGAGGTCGTCGGCTCGGCCCTGGGACAGCTGGAGAAGCGCCAGGGCATCCTGCCGGTACGGGTGGACCTGCCGGAGGCGCTGCCCCTGGCGCCACTGGACGCGGTGCTCATCGAGCAGGTGCTGGTCAACCTCCTGACCAACGCCCAGCGACATGCCCCCGGGCGGGACATGGACCTGCGCGCCTGGGACGAGCCGGGCTGGGTCCACCTGGAAGTGGCCGACCGGGGGCCGGGCATCCCGGCGGGTTACCAGGACCGGATCTTCGAGAAGTTCTTCCGCCTCCCCGAGGCGGGTGAAGGCGGGGTGGGCCTGGGCCTCGCCATCTGCCGGGCCATCGTCCAGGCCCATGGCGGACGGATCCACGTGGAGGACCGACCCGGCGGCGGCTCCAGCTTCCGGCTGGCCCTGCCCCTGGATGGCGTCCCCCCGGAACCGCCCGAGGACGCCCCGTGA